Proteins co-encoded in one Populus trichocarpa isolate Nisqually-1 chromosome 10, P.trichocarpa_v4.1, whole genome shotgun sequence genomic window:
- the LOC18102439 gene encoding probable nucleoredoxin 1: MATEDVSLDLSKLLSSEERDFLIRNNGDQVKVSNLVGKIVGFYFSGSWCGPCRNFTPLLVEVYEQLSSKGDFEVVFISSDRDDESFNTYFSEMPWLAIPFSDTETRKRLKEVFKVRGIPNLVIFDTNGKVSCDNGVSTVKEHGVDGYPFNLDRLNFLKEQEENAKKNQTISSILVSSSRDYVISNDGKKIPVLDLEGKLVGLYFSIHAHRMCREFTPKLVELYKRLKEKGENFEVVLISLNSEEKHFKESFETMPWLALPFKDKSCEKLARYFELRTIPNLVIIGQDGKTLNPNVAELIEDHGIEAYPFTPEKLEELAEIEKAKLESQTLESVLVNGENDFVIDKSGSKVRVSDLVGKNILLYFSAQWCPPCRAFLPKLIEAYHTIKAKDNAFEVIFISSDRDQSTFDEFYSEMPWLALPFGDERKQILSRKFKIQGIPAAVAIGPSGRTITKEARMHLTSYGADAFPFTEEHLKQLEEELEEKAKGWPEKVKHELHTEHELIRTKRKVYICNGCRGTGHSWSFYCKQCDFDLHPKCALKEDEDTGSEKGKEGRICHGDVCRRA, from the exons ATGGCCACCGAAGACGTTTCTCTCGACCTTTCAAAGCTTCTTTCTTCAGAAGAGAGGGACTTTCTCATCCGCAACAATGGTGATCAG GTTAAGGTCAGCAATTTGGTTGGGAAGATTGTGGGATTCTACTTCTCTGGTTCGTGGTGCGGGCCGTGCCGTAATTTCACTCCGTTGTTGGTAGAAGTCTATGAACAGCTATCATCCAAAGGGGACTTTGAGGTGGTCTTCATTTCTTCTGACAGAGATGATGAATCCTTCAACACATACTTCTCCGAAATGCCATGGCTTGCTATTCCCTTCTCTGATACGGAGACCCGCAAACGTCTTAAGGAAGTGTTCAAAGTAAGAGGGATCCCTAATCTTGTCATTTTTGATACGAATGGCAAGGTTTCCTGCGATAATGGAGTCAGCACTGTCAAGGAACATGGCGTGGATGGGTATCCGTTCAACCTTGATAGACTGAATTTCCTGAAAGAGCAAGAAGAGAATGCTAAGAAGAATCAAACCATAAGCTCTATCTTGGTTTCAAGCTCACGTGATTATGTGATTTCAAATGATGGAAAAAAG ATCCCTGTGTTGGACCTTGAAGGAAAATTGGTTGGCTTGTATTTCTCAATCCATGCTCATAGGATGTGCCGTGAATTCACTCCTAAACTAGTGGAATTGTACAAGAGGCTCAAGGAAAAAGGAGAGAACTTTGAAGTAGTCCTAATATCTCTAAACTCTGAGGAAAAACACTTCAAAGAGAGTTTTGAGACAATGCCTTGGTTGGCATTGCCGTTTAAGGACAAGAGCTGCGAGAAGCTAGCGCGGTATTTTGAACTTAGAACCATTCCTAATCTTGTCATAATTGGCCAAGATGGGAAGACTTTGAACCCAAATGTAGCTGAACTCATCGAAGACCATGGAATTGAAGCCTACCCATTTACACCGGAAAAGCTTGAGGAGCTAgctgaaattgaaaaggcaaaACTGGAATCGCAGACGCTTGAGTCAGTTTTGGTTAATGGGGAAAATGATTTTGTGATTGACAAAAGTGGATCcaag GTCCGAGTGTCTGATCTAGTTGGAAAGAACATTCTTCTTTACTTCTCAGCTCAATGGTGCCCTCCTTGTCGTGCCTTTTTACCCAAGCTAATTGAAGCATACCACACAATTAAAGCAAAAGACAATGCATTTGAGGTGATCTTCATCTCAAGCGACAGAGATCAATCCACCTTTGACGAGTTCTATTCAGAAATGCCTTGGTTAGCCCTTCCATTTGGTGATGAAAGGAAACAAATCCTGAGTcggaaattcaaaattcaaggcATTCCTGCAGCTGTAGCGATTGGCCCAAGTGGCCGGACCATTACCAAGGAAGCTCGGATGCACTTGACAAGTTACGGGGCAGATGCTTTTCCATTTACCGAGGAACATCTAAAGCAATTGGAGGAGGAGCTTGAGGAAAAGGCAAAGGGGTGGCCAGAGAAAGTGAAACACGAACTTCATACTGAGCATGAGCTGATACGTACTAAACGCAAAGTATATATTTGCAATGGCTGTCGTGGAACAGGACATAGTTGGTCTTTCTATTGCAAACAATGTGACTTTGATCTTCACCCCAAGTGTGCTTTGAAGGAAGATGAAGATACTGGAAgtgaaaagggaaaggaaggaAGGATCTGCCATGGTGATGTGTGCCGCAGAGCTTAA
- the LOC7477027 gene encoding signal peptidase complex subunit 1: MDWQGQKQAELWMQILLLVFAAVALATGYIIGSFRMMMLIYAGGVVFTTLVTVPNWPFFNRHPLKWLDPSEAEKHPKPQKAVVSKDKKKSSKK, translated from the coding sequence ATGGATTGGCAAGGACAGAAACAAGCGGAGCTATGGATGCAGATACTGCTGTTAGTTTTCGCGGCGGTGGCTTTAGCTACAGGTTATATAATAGGATCGTTTCGAATGATGATGCTAATTTACGCCGGTGGAGTGGTTTTCACCACGCTGGTTACtgtccctaattggcccttcTTTAATCGCCATCCTCTCAAGTGGTTGGACCCAAGCGAAGCTGAGAAGCACCCTAAGCCACAGAAGGCTGTGGTTTCCAAGGACAAGAAGAAATCGTCCAAGAAGTAG
- the LOC7477025 gene encoding probable nucleoredoxin 1 isoform X2 codes for MATEDVSLDLSTLLSSEERDFLIRNNGDQVKVSNLVGKIVGFYFSGSWCGPCRNFTPLLVEVYEQLSSKGDFEVVFISSDRDDESFNTYFSEMPWLAIPFSDTETRKRLKEVFKVRGIPNLVIFDTNGKVSCDDGVSTVKEHGVDGYPFNLDRLNFLKEQEENAKKNQTISSILVSSSRDYVISNDGKKIPVLDLEGKLVGLYFSIHAHRMCREFTPKLVELYKRLKEKGENFEVVLISLDSEEKHFKESFETMPWFALPFKDKSCEKLARYFELRTIPNLVIIGQDGKTLNPNVAELIEDHGIEAYPFTPEKLEELAEIEKAKLESQTLESVLVNGENDFVIDKSGSKVRVSDLVGKNILLYFSAQWCPPCRAFLPKLIEAYHTIKAKDNAFEVIFISSDSDQSTFDEFYSEMPWLALPFGDERKQILSRKFKIQGIPAAVAIGPSGRTISKEARMHLTAYGADAFPFTEEHLKQLEEELEEKAKGWPEKVKHELHTEHELIRTKRKAYVCNGCRGTGHGWSFYCKQCDFDLHPKCALKEDEDTGSEKGKEGRICDGDVCRRA; via the exons gttAAGGTCAGCAATTTGGTTGGGAAGATTGTGGGATTCTACTTCTCTGGTTCGTGGTGCGGGCCGTGCCGTAATTTCACTCCGTTGTTGGTAGAAGTCTATGAACAGCTATCATCCAAAGGGGACTTTGAGGTGGTCTTCATTTCTTCTGACAGAGATGATGAATCCTTCAACACGTACTTCTCCGAAATGCCATGGCTTGCTATTCCCTTCTCTGATACGGAGACCCGCAAACGTCTTAAGGAAGTGTTCAAAGTAAGAGGGATCCCTAATCTTGTCATTTTTGATACGAATGGCAAGGTTTCCTGCGATGATGGAGTCAGCACTGTCAAGGAACATGGCGTGGATGGGTATCCGTTCAACCTTGATAGACTGAATTTCCTGAAAGAGCAAGAAGAGAATGCTAAGAAGAATCAAACCATAAGCTCTATCTTGGTTTCAAGCTCACGTGATTATGTGATTTCAAATGATGGAAAAAAG ATCCCTGTGTTGGACCTTGAAGGAAAATTGGTTGGCTTGTATTTCTCAATCCATGCTCATAGGATGTGCCGTGAATTCACTCCTAAACTAGTGGAATTGTACAAGAGGCTCAAGGAAAAAGGAGAGAACTTTGAAGTAGTCCTAATATCTCTAGACTCTGAGGAAAAACACTTCAAAGAGAGTTTTGagacaatgccttggtttgcatTGCCGTTTAAGGACAAGAGCTGCGAGAAGCTAGCGCGGTATTTTGAACTTAGAACCATTCCTAATCTTGTCATAATTGGCCAAGATGGGAAGACTTTGAACCCAAATGTAGCTGAACTCATCGAAGACCATGGAATTGAAGCCTACCCATTTACACCGGAAAAGCTTGAGGAGCTAgctgaaattgaaaaggcaaaACTGGAATCGCAGACGCTTGAGTCAGTTTTGGTTAATGGGGAAAATGATTTTGTGATTGACAAAAGTGGATCCAAG GTCCGAGTGTCTGATCTAGTTGGAAAGAACATTCTTCTTTACTTCTCAGCTCAATGGTGCCCTCCTTGTCGTGCCTTTTTACCCAAGCTAATTGAAGCATACCACACAATTAAAGCAAAAGACAATGCATTTGAGGTGATCTTCATCTCAAGCGACAGCGATCAATCCACCTTTGACGAGTTCTATTCAGAAATGCCTTGGTTAGCCCTTCCATTTGGTGACGAAAGGAAACAAATCCTGAGTcggaaattcaaaattcaaggcATTCCTGCAGCTGTAGCGATTGGCCCAAGTGGCCGGACCATTTCCAAGGAAGCTCGGATGCACTTGACAGCTTACGGGGCAGATGCTTTTCCATTTACCGAGGAACATCTAAAGCAATTGGAGGAGGAGCTTGAGGAAAAGGCAAAGGGGTGGCCAGAGAAAGTGAAACACGAACTTCATACTGAGCATGAGCTGATTCGTACTAAACGCAAAGCATATGTTTGCAATGGCTGTCGTGGAACAGGACATGGTTGGTCTTTCTATTGCAAACAATGTGACTTTGATCTTCACCCTAAGTGTGCTTTGAAGGAAGATGAAGATACTGGAAgtgaaaagggaaaggaaggaAGGATCTGCGATGGTGATGTGTGCCGCAGAGCTTAA
- the LOC7477025 gene encoding probable nucleoredoxin 1 isoform X1, translating to MATEDVSLDLSKLLSSEERDFLIRNNGDQVKVSNLVGKIVGFYFSGSWCGPCRNFTPLLVEVYEQLSSKGDFEVVFISSDRDDESFNTYFSEMPWLAIPFSDTETRKRLKEVFKVRGIPNLVIFDTNGKVSCDDGVSTVKEHGVDGYPFNLDRLNFLKEQEENAKKNQTISSILVSSSRDYVISNDGKKIPVLDLEGKLVGLYFSIHAHRMCREFTPKLVELYKRLKEKGENFEVVLISLDSEEKHFKESFETMPWFALPFKDKSCEKLARYFELRTIPNLVIIGQDGKTLNPNVAELIEDHGIEAYPFTPEKLEELAEIEKAKLESQTLESVLVNGENDFVIDKSGSKVRVSDLVGKNILLYFSAQWCPPCRAFLPKLIEAYHTIKAKDNAFEVIFISSDSDQSTFDEFYSEMPWLALPFGDERKQILSRKFKIQGIPAAVAIGPSGRTISKEARMHLTAYGADAFPFTEEHLKQLEEELEEKAKGWPEKVKHELHTEHELIRTKRKAYVCNGCRGTGHGWSFYCKQCDFDLHPKCALKEDEDTGSEKGKEGRICDGDVCRRA from the exons ATGGCCACCGAAGACGTTTCTCTCGACCTTTCAAAGCTTCTTTCTTCAGAAGAGAGGGACTTTCTCATCCGCAACAATGGTGATCAG gttAAGGTCAGCAATTTGGTTGGGAAGATTGTGGGATTCTACTTCTCTGGTTCGTGGTGCGGGCCGTGCCGTAATTTCACTCCGTTGTTGGTAGAAGTCTATGAACAGCTATCATCCAAAGGGGACTTTGAGGTGGTCTTCATTTCTTCTGACAGAGATGATGAATCCTTCAACACGTACTTCTCCGAAATGCCATGGCTTGCTATTCCCTTCTCTGATACGGAGACCCGCAAACGTCTTAAGGAAGTGTTCAAAGTAAGAGGGATCCCTAATCTTGTCATTTTTGATACGAATGGCAAGGTTTCCTGCGATGATGGAGTCAGCACTGTCAAGGAACATGGCGTGGATGGGTATCCGTTCAACCTTGATAGACTGAATTTCCTGAAAGAGCAAGAAGAGAATGCTAAGAAGAATCAAACCATAAGCTCTATCTTGGTTTCAAGCTCACGTGATTATGTGATTTCAAATGATGGAAAAAAG ATCCCTGTGTTGGACCTTGAAGGAAAATTGGTTGGCTTGTATTTCTCAATCCATGCTCATAGGATGTGCCGTGAATTCACTCCTAAACTAGTGGAATTGTACAAGAGGCTCAAGGAAAAAGGAGAGAACTTTGAAGTAGTCCTAATATCTCTAGACTCTGAGGAAAAACACTTCAAAGAGAGTTTTGagacaatgccttggtttgcatTGCCGTTTAAGGACAAGAGCTGCGAGAAGCTAGCGCGGTATTTTGAACTTAGAACCATTCCTAATCTTGTCATAATTGGCCAAGATGGGAAGACTTTGAACCCAAATGTAGCTGAACTCATCGAAGACCATGGAATTGAAGCCTACCCATTTACACCGGAAAAGCTTGAGGAGCTAgctgaaattgaaaaggcaaaACTGGAATCGCAGACGCTTGAGTCAGTTTTGGTTAATGGGGAAAATGATTTTGTGATTGACAAAAGTGGATCCAAG GTCCGAGTGTCTGATCTAGTTGGAAAGAACATTCTTCTTTACTTCTCAGCTCAATGGTGCCCTCCTTGTCGTGCCTTTTTACCCAAGCTAATTGAAGCATACCACACAATTAAAGCAAAAGACAATGCATTTGAGGTGATCTTCATCTCAAGCGACAGCGATCAATCCACCTTTGACGAGTTCTATTCAGAAATGCCTTGGTTAGCCCTTCCATTTGGTGACGAAAGGAAACAAATCCTGAGTcggaaattcaaaattcaaggcATTCCTGCAGCTGTAGCGATTGGCCCAAGTGGCCGGACCATTTCCAAGGAAGCTCGGATGCACTTGACAGCTTACGGGGCAGATGCTTTTCCATTTACCGAGGAACATCTAAAGCAATTGGAGGAGGAGCTTGAGGAAAAGGCAAAGGGGTGGCCAGAGAAAGTGAAACACGAACTTCATACTGAGCATGAGCTGATTCGTACTAAACGCAAAGCATATGTTTGCAATGGCTGTCGTGGAACAGGACATGGTTGGTCTTTCTATTGCAAACAATGTGACTTTGATCTTCACCCTAAGTGTGCTTTGAAGGAAGATGAAGATACTGGAAgtgaaaagggaaaggaaggaAGGATCTGCGATGGTGATGTGTGCCGCAGAGCTTAA